One segment of Erigeron canadensis isolate Cc75 chromosome 2, C_canadensis_v1, whole genome shotgun sequence DNA contains the following:
- the LOC122587546 gene encoding lamin-like protein, whose protein sequence is MGVTKLTTMVGLAFLATLFVMLPQVSAKRFMVGGNMGWRSNVNYTLWAGNQTFYSGDWLFFVYDRNQNDVLEVNKTDYENCNVEHPIHNYTLGAGRDVVPLNVNHDRYFISSKGNCYGGMKIHVHLASLQPPPPPSRTTPAKKNFFAELYAFRFENFKQVFVSKDFNNLLYPVLVLADFGKSHKTGNAYNAGHIPHVKTSGKMVDNHHAKCKPGSTIAGF, encoded by the exons ATGGGGGTTACAAAACTGACAACAATGGTGGGCTTAGCATTCTTGGCCACATTGTTTGTGATGTTACCTCAAGTTTCTGCTAAAAGATTCATGGTGGGTGGAAATATGGGGTGGAGATCTAATGTTAATTACACTCTTTGGGCAGGAAATCAAACATTTTACTCTGGAGATTGGCTTT TTTTTGTGTATGACAGAAACCAGAATGACGTATTGGAAGTCAACAAGACCGATTACGAGAATTGCAATGTTGAGCATCCAATTCACAACTACACCTTAGGAGCCGGAAGAGATGTGGTGCCACTCAATGTTAACCATGACCGCTACTTCATTAGTAGCAAAGGCAATTGCTATGGTGGCATGAAAATTCATGTACATCTAGCTTCtttacaaccaccaccaccaccatcacgtaCCACTCCTGCCAAGAAGAACTTTTTTGCTGAATTATACGCATTTAggtttgaaaattttaaacaagTTTTTGTGAGTAAAGATTTTAATAATCTATTATACCCCGTATTGGTATTGGCGGATTTCGGCAAATCACATAAGACTGGCAATGCCTATAATGCCGGTCATATCCCACATGTAAAGACAAGTGGCAAAATGGTTGATAATCATCATGCCAAGTGTAAACCCGGCAGTACCATTGCCGGTTTCTGA
- the LOC122587547 gene encoding lamin-like protein, whose translation MGRTKLTTMVGLAFLATLVVMLPQVYAKRFIVGGNMGWTSNVNYTIWAANQTFYFGDWLFFVYDRNRDDVLEVNKTSYGTCNAEHLIHNYTTGAGRDVVPLNVTHDRYFISSKGSCDGGMKLHVHLTPLPPPPGGAPSDSPKSSSDSAPRFNVLKSQLIMLHAIVTIVVIWDSLLSI comes from the exons ATGGGGCGCACGAAATTGACAACAATGGTGGGCTTGGCATTCTTGGCCACATTGGTTGTGATGTTACCTCAAGTTTATGCTAAAAGATTCATTGTGGGTGGAAATATGGGCTGGACATCTAATGTTAATTACACTATTTGGGCTGCAAATCAAACATTCTACTTTGGAGATTGGCTTT TTTTTGTGTATGACAGAAACCGGGATGACGTATTGGAAGTCAACAAGACCAGCTACGGGACTTGCAACGCTGAGCATCTGATTCACAACTACACGACAGGAGCTGGAAGGGATGTAGTGCCACTTAATGTCACCCATGACCGCTACTTCATTAGTAGCAAAGGCTCTTGCGATGGTGGCATGAAACTTCATGTACATCTCACTCCTTtgccaccaccaccaggtgGCGCGCCTAGTGACTCTCCAAAATCCTCC AGTGACTCAGCACCAAgattcaatgttttaaaaagcCAATTAATAATGCTACATGCTATTGTCACCATTGTAGTCATATGGGATTCACTTTTGAGTATCTGA
- the LOC122587484 gene encoding lamin-like protein, with product MGRTKLTTMVGLAILATLLVMLPQVSAKRFIVGGSMGWAPNFNYTLWAGNQTFYFGDWLFFVYDRNQQDILEVNKTNYETCNAEHPVHNYTTGAGRDVVPLNVTHDRYFISSKGSCYGGMKLHVHLSPLPPPPRAAPAKSDSPRFTVLRSQLMIPAIVTIAAIWDSLLLHV from the exons ATGGGGCGCACGAAATTGACAACAATGGTGGGCTTAGCAATCTTGGCCACATTGCTTGTGATGTTACCTCAAGTTTCCGCTAAAAGATTCATTGTGGGTGGAAGTATGGGGTGGGCACCTAATTTTAATTACACTCTTTGGGCTGGAAATCAAACATTTTACTTTGGAGATTGGCTTT TTTTCGTGTATGACAGAAACCAGCAAGACATATTGGAAGTCAACAAGACCAACTACGAGACTTGCAATGCTGAGCATCCAGTTCACAATTACACCACAGGAGCCGGAAGAGATGTCGTGCCACTCAATGTCACCCACGACCGCTACTTCATTAGTAGCAAAGGCTCTTGCTATGGTGGCATGAAACTTCATGTACATCTCTCTCctttaccaccaccaccacgtgCCGCTCCTGCAAAGAGTGACTCTCCAAGATTCACCGTTCTTAGAAGCCAGTTAATGATCCCTGCTATCGTCACCATTGCAGCCATATGGGATTCACTTCTTTTGCATGTCTGA